Proteins found in one Aquibium microcysteis genomic segment:
- a CDS encoding thiamine pyrophosphate-dependent enzyme, whose protein sequence is MKRYDCMTALGKRLKDELVILSLGGSVDEWYNAAPHMREASLFQQQLGCVTPQAFGLAAGLPHRRIVSLDTDGGLLFNLGILATLGNEQPKNLFVVVWDNERYQSIGGPPTHTAFGRVDLAAIARGAGVEHAYTVRTVEDFDAHCEAGLKADVPYVVVAKVDGILQPGIKRKHSDGREDKYIFVRHVEATEGIVIMGPSEHN, encoded by the coding sequence ATGAAGCGCTACGACTGCATGACGGCGCTAGGCAAGCGCCTCAAGGACGAGCTGGTCATCCTGTCGCTCGGCGGCTCGGTGGACGAATGGTACAACGCCGCGCCGCACATGCGCGAGGCGAGCCTCTTCCAGCAGCAGCTCGGCTGCGTCACGCCGCAGGCCTTCGGGCTGGCGGCCGGCCTGCCGCACCGGCGCATCGTCTCGCTCGACACCGATGGCGGGCTGCTGTTCAACCTCGGCATCCTCGCCACGCTCGGCAACGAGCAGCCGAAGAACCTCTTCGTCGTGGTCTGGGACAACGAGCGCTACCAGTCGATCGGCGGCCCGCCCACCCACACCGCCTTCGGCCGCGTCGACCTCGCCGCCATCGCCCGCGGCGCGGGCGTCGAGCACGCCTACACGGTGCGCACCGTCGAGGATTTCGATGCCCATTGCGAGGCCGGACTGAAGGCCGACGTGCCCTATGTCGTCGTCGCCAAGGTCGACGGCATCTTGCAGCCCGGCATCAAGCGCAAGCATTCCGACGGCCGAGAGGACAAGTACATCTTCGTGCGCCATGTCGAAGCGACGGAAGGCATTGTGATCATGGGTCCGAGCGAGCACAACTGA
- a CDS encoding GMC family oxidoreductase has protein sequence MTALPLLPMKPLAGGYDVIVVGSGSGGAAVTRRLVDAGVAVLLVEAGPAGIGVEEIEDPAQWVPLMRSRWDWGYDYAPAPHVDGRVIGIPRGRVLGGSTAINAMMWYRGHPMDYDIWEAAGAAGWSFADCLPYFRKCEDWEDGETEFRGAGGPLRIERETEIHPVAQALIDGAAAIGIPVIDDPNGPDNEGAARSNFNIAGGRRWSSATGYLWPILDRPNLTVVTESLAISLLIENGRCVGVRHLVDGKVVETRAHDRVVLAAGAIDTPRLLMLSGIGDPAELARLGLPLVHALPGVGRNLQDHPLAQACVVRSKRPLGPVTGNGGGSMVNWKSRPGLPQPDLHAFPVQGNSAEPPLRARYDLSGDVFSFGFGLMRSKSVGHLRLLEGRPGGALEIQPNYLAEPEDREAMLAALEQVMDMAAAPVNAHLFDGFAAPDRRLSRAEAETFLKEACSTFFHTCGTCRMGEDDLAVVDSRLSLRGLDGLTVADASVIPVIPTCNTHAPTTMIGERAASFVLGLA, from the coding sequence ATGACCGCTTTGCCCCTCCTCCCGATGAAACCGCTTGCCGGGGGCTACGACGTGATCGTCGTCGGCTCCGGTTCCGGCGGCGCGGCGGTGACGCGGCGGCTGGTCGATGCCGGCGTCGCGGTACTGCTGGTCGAGGCGGGACCGGCGGGCATCGGCGTCGAAGAGATCGAGGATCCCGCGCAGTGGGTGCCGCTGATGCGCAGCCGCTGGGACTGGGGCTACGACTACGCCCCTGCGCCGCACGTCGATGGCCGCGTCATCGGAATTCCGCGCGGGCGGGTGCTCGGCGGCTCGACGGCGATCAACGCGATGATGTGGTATCGCGGCCACCCGATGGACTACGACATCTGGGAGGCGGCCGGAGCGGCGGGCTGGAGCTTTGCCGACTGCCTCCCGTACTTTCGAAAGTGCGAGGACTGGGAGGACGGCGAGACCGAATTTCGCGGCGCCGGCGGTCCGCTTCGTATCGAACGCGAGACGGAGATTCATCCCGTCGCTCAGGCGCTGATCGACGGCGCAGCGGCGATCGGCATCCCGGTGATCGACGACCCGAACGGCCCCGACAACGAAGGCGCCGCGCGCTCCAACTTCAACATCGCTGGCGGACGGCGCTGGAGTTCTGCGACCGGCTATCTCTGGCCGATTCTCGACCGCCCGAACCTGACGGTGGTGACGGAATCGCTTGCCATCTCGCTGCTGATCGAGAACGGTCGTTGCGTGGGCGTCCGACACCTGGTCGATGGCAAGGTGGTCGAGACCCGTGCGCACGATCGCGTGGTGCTGGCCGCGGGCGCGATCGACACGCCGCGGCTCCTGATGCTGTCGGGCATCGGCGATCCGGCCGAACTCGCCCGCCTCGGCCTTCCCCTTGTCCATGCCCTGCCCGGCGTCGGGCGCAACCTGCAGGACCATCCGCTGGCGCAGGCCTGCGTCGTCCGCTCGAAACGACCGCTCGGGCCGGTCACCGGCAATGGCGGCGGCTCGATGGTGAACTGGAAATCGCGGCCCGGCCTGCCGCAGCCCGATCTGCACGCCTTTCCGGTGCAGGGCAACAGCGCCGAGCCGCCGCTGCGCGCCCGCTACGACCTGTCCGGCGACGTCTTCTCCTTCGGTTTCGGGCTGATGCGCTCGAAGAGCGTCGGCCATCTGCGCCTGCTCGAGGGCCGGCCCGGCGGCGCGCTGGAGATCCAGCCGAATTACCTGGCCGAGCCCGAGGATCGCGAAGCGATGCTCGCCGCCCTCGAGCAAGTGATGGACATGGCCGCCGCGCCCGTGAACGCGCATCTCTTCGACGGTTTCGCCGCGCCCGACCGGCGGCTCTCCCGCGCAGAGGCGGAGACCTTTCTGAAGGAGGCCTGCTCGACCTTCTTCCACACTTGCGGCACCTGCCGGATGGGCGAGGACGATCTCGCCGTTGTGGACAGCCGGCTGTCGCTGCGCGGGCTCGACGGCCTGACGGTCGCCGACGCCTCGGTCATCCCGGTCATCCCCACCTGCAACACCCACGCGCCGACGACCATGATCGGCGAGCGCGCGGCGAGCTTCGTGCTGGGGCTGGCATGA
- a CDS encoding amidohydrolase family protein, translated as MMQALILAADALLTMDAQDRVVVGGAVLVEDGRIAAVGTRDALVAAHPHVAVKPLPKTVLMPGLVNAHAHSGFLRGTAEHLPVWDWLTLHINPMHRMLQPHEAQAASWLCYAESVLGGTTTVVDMWRFMNGSARAAEAIGNRLVAVPYVGEHPDYDYFDTLDMNEALIEGWHRKAGGRVNVWVGLEHLFYADEAAQRRAVEMAKRHGTGFHTHCSEAEIELAEFQKRYGKRPMFVLDDLGFFETPRAMIAHAVWLDQAEVDLIAGRPVSVAHNPVSNMKLASGIAPIAEMLAVGVPVGIGTDGEKENNNFDMFEEMKVASLLGKLKHLDAAAMDSWQVLRMGTILGAKAVGLDHEIGSIEVGKRADIIAVRTDTPRMTPFFPEGPYFNLQHNLVHAVRGGDVSMTMVDGRILVEDGELKTASMTEILAEIHAVAPGLFARRAAWLADHAEGTRQWTKES; from the coding sequence ATGATGCAGGCACTCATCCTGGCAGCGGACGCGCTGCTCACCATGGATGCGCAGGACCGCGTCGTCGTCGGCGGCGCCGTGCTGGTCGAAGACGGGCGCATCGCGGCGGTCGGCACGCGCGACGCGCTCGTTGCCGCGCACCCGCACGTCGCGGTGAAACCGCTGCCGAAAACGGTGCTGATGCCCGGCCTCGTCAACGCCCACGCCCATTCCGGCTTCCTGCGCGGCACGGCCGAGCACCTGCCGGTGTGGGACTGGCTGACGCTGCACATCAACCCGATGCACCGCATGCTGCAGCCGCACGAGGCGCAAGCCGCGTCCTGGCTCTGCTATGCCGAGTCCGTGCTCGGCGGCACGACCACGGTGGTGGACATGTGGCGCTTCATGAACGGCAGTGCGAGGGCCGCCGAGGCGATCGGCAACCGGCTGGTGGCCGTTCCCTATGTCGGCGAGCACCCGGACTATGACTATTTCGACACGCTCGACATGAACGAGGCGCTGATCGAGGGCTGGCACCGCAAGGCCGGCGGGCGCGTCAACGTCTGGGTCGGGCTGGAGCATCTCTTCTACGCCGACGAAGCCGCGCAGCGGCGGGCGGTCGAGATGGCGAAGCGCCACGGCACCGGCTTCCACACCCATTGCAGCGAGGCCGAGATCGAGCTCGCCGAGTTCCAGAAGCGCTACGGCAAGCGGCCGATGTTCGTGCTCGACGATCTCGGCTTCTTCGAGACCCCGCGCGCCATGATCGCCCATGCCGTCTGGCTCGACCAGGCGGAAGTGGATCTGATCGCAGGGCGGCCAGTCTCGGTCGCCCACAATCCGGTCTCCAACATGAAGCTCGCCAGCGGCATCGCGCCCATCGCCGAGATGCTGGCCGTGGGCGTACCGGTCGGCATCGGCACCGACGGCGAGAAGGAGAACAACAATTTCGACATGTTCGAGGAGATGAAGGTGGCTTCGCTGCTGGGCAAGCTGAAGCATCTCGACGCCGCGGCGATGGACAGTTGGCAGGTGCTGCGCATGGGAACCATCCTCGGCGCGAAGGCCGTCGGCCTCGATCACGAGATCGGCTCGATCGAGGTCGGCAAACGCGCCGACATCATCGCCGTGCGGACCGACACCCCGCGCATGACGCCGTTCTTCCCGGAGGGACCGTATTTCAACCTGCAGCACAATCTCGTCCACGCCGTGCGCGGCGGCGACGTGTCGATGACCATGGTCGACGGACGGATCCTGGTCGAGGACGGCGAACTGAAGACCGCCTCGATGACCGAGATCCTGGCCGAGATCCACGCCGTCGCGCCGGGCCTCTTCGCCCGTCGCGCCGCATGGCTTGCCGATCACGCCGAGGGCACCAGACAGTGGACCAAGGAGAGCTGA
- a CDS encoding aromatic ring-hydroxylating dioxygenase subunit alpha, protein MKTTDRAALDDWYAVETAADLTATPVRTRLLGQDIELFRDAAGAPVIREILDDGGRGPALPVEERYGCVFTTLGRPNRGIVEIAEAAEPDRRFVPCGWVTMRASGLRVVENFLDMAHFPFVHTDILGSEPHTEVPHYLSEIRRDVDEVWATNCTFFQPRIAATEDKGDYVHLTYRVPSPFVVMLYRVCPTAPDRLDAIALFIQPLEEDLCRAQPVMYLVDSVSTQTALLRFEQVIFLQDRIIVENQRPLLLPLEPRAEIPTRADSSSIAYRRWLKEKGLRFGTTAGAA, encoded by the coding sequence ATGAAGACCACCGACAGGGCAGCCCTCGACGACTGGTACGCCGTGGAGACGGCTGCCGACCTGACCGCAACACCGGTGCGTACGCGCCTGCTGGGGCAGGACATCGAGCTGTTTCGCGACGCAGCCGGCGCGCCCGTGATCCGCGAGATCCTCGACGACGGCGGCCGCGGCCCGGCGTTGCCGGTCGAGGAGCGTTATGGCTGCGTCTTCACCACGCTCGGCCGTCCGAACCGCGGCATCGTCGAGATCGCCGAGGCGGCCGAGCCGGACCGCCGCTTCGTGCCCTGCGGCTGGGTGACGATGCGCGCCTCCGGCCTGCGCGTGGTCGAGAACTTTCTCGACATGGCGCATTTCCCCTTCGTCCACACCGACATTCTCGGTTCCGAACCGCACACCGAGGTGCCGCACTATCTGAGCGAGATCCGCCGCGACGTCGACGAGGTCTGGGCGACCAACTGCACCTTCTTCCAGCCGCGCATCGCCGCCACCGAGGACAAGGGCGACTACGTGCACCTGACCTATCGGGTGCCGAGTCCTTTCGTGGTGATGCTCTACCGCGTCTGCCCAACCGCGCCCGATCGGCTCGATGCCATCGCGCTGTTCATCCAGCCGCTGGAGGAAGATCTCTGCCGTGCCCAGCCGGTGATGTACCTCGTCGATTCCGTCTCCACCCAGACCGCCCTGCTGCGCTTCGAACAGGTGATCTTCCTGCAGGACCGCATCATCGTGGAAAACCAGCGGCCGCTGCTCCTGCCGCTGGAGCCCCGGGCGGAAATCCCGACACGCGCCGACTCCTCCTCGATCGCCTATCGCCGCTGGCTGAAGGAGAAAGGCCTCCGCTTCGGCACGACGGCGGGTGCCGCGTGA
- a CDS encoding molybdopterin cofactor-binding domain-containing protein — MAAEPGARCVAGGTSLQLEWARGEPKPSRMIDLGALADLRGVSSDGARLRIGALTPLAHLLRDATVGACLPLLAAAIRTTAGPAVRTLATIGGNVASGTGCLIPALLALDAHACVATEAGSSMLPLASFLRRPFTGPVLLQALSVPAQPRGNRWIWRKIGLRAAFSPGIISAAGLLDVPDGRVVAARLAVGSGIVAPSRLSQSESILQNARLDDIDWTELHDVLVESIDAPGDAFRSARYRRMVAAKALVHGLHGPDASATPAEKRQYSLTKRVAPSGELQLSRAQAGDRWQVRPDGPDKIAGRLHYLTDRREPGMLVARIKRAGLPHARILSIDTAAAEALPGVAAVVTHRDVAGQNAFGIVMQDQPALCFDTVRHVGDAVAAVAAIDAETAARALDLIEVAYEPLPLVDDPKAALQDDAPTVHAGGNLRTDLGLTRGDVEAGFRMAAHVVEDVYVTPRQMHGFMETEGGFATVEPDGTLFVAAGGQHGARDRMQLARILGRPEETIRVVTSPTGGAFGGKDELSVQPALALLALKTGKPVRIQLDRAESVLAGQKRNPMTIRMRTGCDAEGRLVAQEVEVLADAGAYASLGPGVLETALEHACGPYLVDNVRTRGRLAYTNNGVCGAFRGFGANQMTYAVECQMDRLAAAADLDPFAIRARNMRRPGMKGYLGQTVSGSERLDEMLAAAMADPLWSKPRGPSADGAEVVGTGWALAYQGNGLGTLPPDPAGGALRLSPDGAIEALYGLDEMGQGLLTSIQGAVAQALGCARADVRPVTGDTGAAPDSGSTTASRGTYVVWRVAETTAKPLAEALCRAAGRLLGRDPSSLAVAPGGIAERGSNSGELAISFADLARALPAEDLPFAGTSFEFPKSDVFTGNARLIFANGAVVARVAVNRITGQVRVLDLNQHTAAGPMLDLAAYLGQLEGGGVQALGFTLTEDATMRGGRHDATNLDGYMMPGIADAPETMACFALEDLDPGDPFGPRGTGELGLAAVSPAIANAVADATGHWPAVAPFDPEWMLDRLGDAR; from the coding sequence ATGGCAGCGGAGCCGGGCGCGCGCTGCGTCGCCGGCGGCACGTCGCTTCAGCTCGAATGGGCGCGGGGCGAGCCGAAGCCCTCCCGCATGATCGATCTCGGCGCCTTGGCAGACCTGCGCGGTGTGTCGTCCGACGGTGCGCGCCTGCGGATCGGCGCCCTGACGCCGCTCGCCCATCTCCTGCGGGATGCGACGGTCGGCGCCTGTCTTCCTCTTCTGGCCGCAGCGATCCGTACGACGGCCGGACCGGCGGTGCGCACGCTCGCCACCATCGGCGGCAATGTCGCCAGCGGCACCGGGTGCCTCATACCGGCCTTGCTCGCGCTCGATGCCCACGCCTGCGTCGCCACCGAGGCGGGATCGTCCATGCTGCCGCTGGCCTCCTTCCTGCGTCGGCCCTTCACTGGACCCGTCCTGCTGCAGGCGCTGTCGGTTCCGGCGCAGCCTCGGGGGAACCGCTGGATCTGGCGCAAGATCGGCCTGCGCGCGGCATTCAGCCCCGGAATCATTTCTGCGGCAGGCCTGCTCGACGTGCCGGACGGTCGTGTGGTCGCGGCGAGGCTCGCCGTCGGCAGCGGCATCGTCGCGCCATCGCGCCTGTCGCAGTCGGAATCGATTCTCCAGAACGCCCGGCTCGACGATATCGACTGGACGGAACTCCATGACGTGCTGGTCGAATCCATCGATGCGCCCGGAGATGCCTTCCGGTCGGCCCGCTATCGCAGGATGGTGGCCGCGAAGGCTCTGGTCCATGGGCTGCATGGTCCTGACGCGTCAGCGACGCCTGCAGAAAAACGTCAGTATTCACTTACAAAAAGGGTGGCGCCTTCAGGCGAGCTGCAGCTTTCGCGCGCGCAGGCAGGTGACCGGTGGCAGGTCCGACCCGACGGTCCGGACAAGATCGCCGGCCGCCTGCACTACCTGACCGACCGCCGCGAACCGGGCATGCTGGTGGCCCGGATCAAGCGCGCCGGCCTTCCGCACGCCCGCATCCTGTCGATCGATACGGCGGCGGCCGAGGCTTTGCCGGGCGTCGCCGCCGTCGTCACCCACCGCGACGTCGCCGGGCAGAATGCCTTCGGCATCGTGATGCAGGACCAGCCGGCGCTGTGCTTCGACACGGTGCGTCACGTCGGCGACGCGGTGGCAGCGGTCGCCGCCATCGACGCCGAGACCGCCGCCCGCGCGCTCGACCTGATCGAAGTGGCCTACGAGCCGCTTCCGCTGGTCGACGATCCGAAGGCCGCCCTGCAGGACGACGCGCCGACGGTGCACGCCGGCGGCAATCTGCGCACGGACTTGGGCCTGACGCGCGGCGACGTCGAGGCCGGTTTCCGGATGGCGGCGCATGTGGTCGAGGACGTCTACGTGACGCCGCGCCAGATGCACGGCTTCATGGAGACCGAGGGCGGCTTCGCGACGGTGGAGCCCGACGGCACGCTTTTCGTGGCGGCCGGCGGCCAGCACGGTGCCCGCGACCGCATGCAGCTCGCGCGCATCCTCGGCCGGCCGGAGGAGACGATCCGTGTCGTCACCTCGCCGACCGGCGGCGCCTTCGGCGGCAAGGACGAACTCTCCGTCCAGCCGGCGCTGGCGCTGCTCGCGTTGAAGACGGGAAAGCCGGTGCGCATCCAGCTCGACCGCGCCGAAAGCGTGCTCGCCGGCCAGAAGCGCAACCCGATGACGATCCGCATGCGCACGGGCTGTGACGCCGAGGGGCGACTGGTCGCGCAGGAGGTCGAGGTGCTGGCCGACGCCGGCGCCTATGCCTCGCTTGGACCCGGCGTGCTCGAGACCGCGCTCGAACATGCCTGCGGTCCCTATCTCGTCGACAATGTGCGTACCCGCGGCCGGCTCGCCTACACCAACAACGGCGTCTGCGGCGCCTTCCGCGGCTTCGGCGCGAACCAGATGACCTATGCCGTCGAATGCCAGATGGACCGGCTGGCGGCGGCGGCCGACCTGGATCCCTTCGCGATCCGCGCCCGCAACATGCGCCGCCCCGGCATGAAGGGCTATCTCGGCCAGACGGTGTCCGGGTCGGAGCGGCTCGACGAGATGCTGGCGGCGGCGATGGCCGATCCGCTCTGGAGCAAGCCGCGAGGGCCGTCGGCGGACGGGGCCGAGGTCGTCGGCACCGGCTGGGCGCTCGCCTACCAGGGCAACGGCCTCGGCACGCTGCCGCCTGACCCGGCCGGCGGGGCGCTGAGGCTTTCGCCCGACGGGGCGATCGAGGCGCTCTACGGGCTCGACGAGATGGGCCAGGGCCTGCTGACGTCGATCCAGGGCGCGGTGGCGCAGGCGCTGGGCTGCGCGCGCGCCGACGTGCGGCCGGTGACCGGCGATACCGGAGCAGCACCCGACTCCGGTTCCACCACGGCGAGCCGCGGCACCTATGTCGTCTGGCGCGTCGCCGAGACGACGGCGAAGCCGCTGGCCGAGGCGCTCTGCCGTGCCGCGGGCCGGCTGCTCGGGCGAGACCCGTCGTCGCTCGCCGTGGCGCCAGGCGGCATCGCCGAACGCGGATCGAACAGCGGCGAACTCGCCATCTCCTTTGCCGACCTCGCCCGCGCCCTGCCCGCCGAAGACCTGCCCTTCGCCGGCACCAGCTTCGAATTTCCGAAGTCCGACGTCTTTACCGGCAACGCCCGGTTGATCTTCGCCAACGGCGCGGTGGTCGCGCGTGTCGCGGTGAACCGGATCACCGGCCAGGTGCGTGTCCTCGACCTGAACCAGCATACCGCGGCCGGTCCGATGCTCGATCTGGCGGCCTATCTCGGTCAGCTGGAAGGGGGAGGCGTCCAGGCGCTGGGCTTCACGCTGACCGAGGATGCGACGATGCGGGGAGGCCGGCATGACGCCACGAATCTCGACGGCTACATGATGCCCGGCATAGCCGATGCGCCCGAAACCATGGCGTGTTTCGCTCTGGAGGATCTCGATCCCGGCGATCCGTTCGGCCCGCGCGGCACCGGCGAACTGGGACTCGCTGCCGTTTCCCCAGCCATCGCCAATGCGGTGGCGGATGCGACAGGCCACTGGCCGGCCGTGGCGCCGTTCGATCCGGAGTGGATGCTGGACCGGCTGGGAGATGCGCGATGA
- a CDS encoding (2Fe-2S)-binding protein: MSGLDDIAVTIRLNGEPRNLLAPADRRLIDCLRDDLALVGAKKGCAVGRCGACTVLLDGEPANACLLMLWQLDARDVVTPEGLDADEDAVILREALAAENAFQCGYCAPGFVMALLALLRRDPLASDADIRAGLEGNICRCTGYHSIIRGARRAAEALHAARADPTGESA, translated from the coding sequence ATGAGCGGGCTGGACGACATCGCCGTCACCATTCGTCTCAACGGCGAGCCGCGAAATCTCCTCGCGCCGGCCGACAGGCGGCTGATCGACTGTCTGCGCGACGATCTGGCCCTCGTCGGCGCCAAGAAGGGCTGCGCGGTCGGACGCTGCGGTGCCTGTACCGTGCTGCTCGACGGCGAACCTGCCAATGCCTGCCTGCTGATGCTCTGGCAACTCGACGCGCGCGACGTCGTCACGCCGGAGGGGCTCGATGCGGACGAGGATGCGGTCATTCTCCGCGAGGCGCTCGCGGCCGAGAACGCGTTTCAGTGCGGGTACTGCGCGCCGGGGTTCGTCATGGCGCTGCTGGCGCTGCTGCGCCGCGATCCCCTCGCCAGCGACGCCGACATCCGCGCGGGGCTCGAAGGCAACATCTGCCGTTGCACCGGCTATCATTCCATCATCAGGGGCGCGCGCAGAGCCGCAGAGGCGCTGCACGCCGCACGTGCCGATCCCACCGGAGAATCCGCATGA
- a CDS encoding aldehyde dehydrogenase family protein, translating to MNVHVQPAQPGDAARAFLDRADKQILIGGAWRDASDKGRFETFDPANGAFLARLAQATETDVDDAVAAARAAFESDAWRGMTPSSRGKLLWRIADLIDRHADELAELEVLDQGKPLKTARLGEIPASADQFRYFAGYANKILGSTIPTSIAHQPAGRKIFAYTSREPIGVVAAITPWNSPLLMAAMKLAPALAAGCTVVLKPAEETSLTALRLGEILVEAGLPAGVVNILTGLGETVGAALTAHPGVDKVAFTGSTEVGKLIVGAARGNLKKLTLELGGKSPAIVLPDAEMELAVPGIARGIFANAGQVCVAGSRVYAHRSVCNRLVEGLVKEARALRLGHGLHADTDLGPLVSTGQAARVAAYVADGSAEGAEIVSGGVQDGAFFTPTVVTGATASMRMMREEIFGPVVAVTPFDTVDEALSLANDTPYGLAASVWTRDLSAAHLTAARIRAGTVWINCHSYFSPELPKGGHKQSGWGYENGAQGLENYLETKTVCALL from the coding sequence ATGAACGTCCACGTACAGCCGGCGCAGCCAGGAGATGCGGCGCGGGCGTTTCTCGACCGGGCCGACAAACAGATCCTCATCGGCGGCGCATGGCGCGACGCGTCGGACAAAGGGCGCTTCGAGACCTTCGATCCGGCGAACGGTGCTTTCTTGGCACGGCTGGCGCAGGCGACCGAGACGGACGTCGACGACGCTGTCGCCGCCGCCCGCGCAGCCTTCGAGAGCGATGCATGGCGTGGCATGACGCCCTCTTCGCGCGGGAAGCTGCTCTGGCGCATCGCAGACCTGATCGACCGCCATGCGGATGAACTCGCCGAGCTCGAGGTGCTCGACCAGGGCAAGCCGTTGAAGACGGCGCGGCTGGGAGAGATACCGGCATCGGCCGATCAGTTCCGGTATTTTGCCGGTTATGCGAACAAGATACTCGGCTCGACGATCCCCACGTCGATCGCGCATCAGCCGGCTGGCCGGAAAATCTTCGCCTATACCAGTCGTGAACCGATCGGCGTGGTTGCGGCGATCACGCCCTGGAACTCGCCTCTGCTGATGGCCGCCATGAAACTCGCGCCGGCGCTGGCCGCGGGCTGCACCGTCGTGCTCAAGCCTGCCGAGGAAACCTCGCTGACGGCCCTGCGGCTCGGCGAAATCCTCGTCGAGGCAGGGCTGCCCGCAGGCGTCGTCAACATCCTGACCGGCCTCGGCGAAACCGTCGGTGCGGCGCTGACGGCGCATCCGGGTGTCGACAAGGTCGCCTTCACCGGCTCGACCGAGGTCGGGAAGCTCATCGTCGGCGCGGCGCGCGGCAACCTGAAGAAGCTGACGCTGGAACTCGGCGGCAAGTCGCCGGCGATCGTGCTGCCGGACGCGGAGATGGAACTGGCGGTTCCCGGCATTGCGCGAGGCATTTTTGCCAATGCCGGTCAGGTCTGCGTCGCCGGCTCGCGCGTCTATGCCCATCGCTCCGTCTGCAACCGCCTCGTCGAGGGTCTGGTCAAGGAAGCCCGTGCGCTCCGGCTCGGCCACGGCCTCCATGCCGATACAGACCTGGGGCCGCTCGTCAGCACCGGACAGGCCGCGCGTGTCGCCGCCTATGTCGCCGACGGATCGGCCGAAGGGGCCGAGATCGTTTCGGGCGGCGTCCAGGACGGTGCTTTCTTCACGCCCACGGTCGTCACCGGCGCGACGGCTTCCATGCGCATGATGCGGGAAGAGATCTTCGGCCCGGTGGTTGCCGTCACCCCCTTCGACACGGTCGATGAAGCCCTGTCACTGGCCAACGACACGCCCTACGGCTTGGCTGCAAGCGTCTGGACCCGTGATCTGTCGGCTGCACACCTGACCGCTGCCCGCATCCGCGCCGGAACCGTGTGGATCAACTGTCATTCCTATTTTTCGCCAGAACTGCCCAAGGGTGGCCACAAGCAGTCCGGCTGGGGGTACGAGAACGGCGCGCAGGGTCTCGAAAACTATCTGGAGACCAAGACCGTATGCGCTCTGCTGTGA
- a CDS encoding universal stress protein codes for MSYRSILVQIDIDGANEPRIRFAREIARRFDAALIGFSAAQPHPAVAPMDGAIVAGELVRRETEEIQARLDETARVFAETAGIDAPFHGLVGDPTRSLTEMARRGDLIVTGPRDDRYGRDGYRAVDLGALILSAGRPVLVATRNHAALKGDRVLVAWKDTREARRAVVDAMPFLKTAREVAVVTVEEDDRHHARQSLADVVAFLAAHGVTARADCLMPADEEFGDTLSTAAFEMGADLVVSGGYGHSRLREWAFGGVTRRLIEASSTNRLFSN; via the coding sequence ATGAGCTACCGCAGCATCCTCGTCCAGATCGATATCGACGGGGCGAACGAACCCCGAATACGCTTCGCCAGGGAGATCGCGCGCCGTTTCGATGCGGCCTTGATCGGCTTCAGCGCCGCGCAGCCTCATCCGGCAGTCGCGCCCATGGACGGTGCGATCGTTGCCGGCGAGCTCGTCCGGCGCGAGACCGAGGAGATACAGGCGCGTCTCGACGAAACGGCACGTGTCTTCGCGGAAACTGCCGGTATCGACGCTCCCTTCCACGGGCTGGTTGGCGACCCGACACGCAGCCTGACCGAAATGGCACGACGGGGCGACCTGATCGTGACCGGTCCCCGCGACGACCGGTACGGGCGCGATGGCTATCGCGCGGTCGATCTCGGTGCACTCATCCTGTCCGCCGGTCGGCCGGTGCTCGTCGCGACCAGGAACCACGCTGCCCTGAAGGGAGACCGGGTCCTGGTGGCCTGGAAGGACACACGCGAAGCGAGGCGCGCGGTCGTTGACGCGATGCCCTTCCTGAAGACGGCGCGCGAAGTGGCGGTCGTCACCGTTGAGGAAGACGACCGGCATCACGCCCGACAGAGCCTTGCCGATGTCGTGGCCTTCCTCGCGGCGCATGGCGTGACCGCCCGCGCGGATTGCCTCATGCCTGCCGACGAGGAGTTCGGCGACACGCTCTCGACGGCCGCCTTCGAGATGGGCGCCGATCTCGTGGTTTCGGGTGGTTATGGTCACAGCCGGTTGCGTGAATGGGCCTTCGGCGGCGTAACGCGGCGCCTTATCGAGGCCAGCTCGACCAACCGGCTGTTCTCGAACTGA